A single genomic interval of Microbacterium galbinum harbors:
- a CDS encoding DUF3027 domain-containing protein: MTSKPDADERLIGAHDLALAALREITPANTIGPAAGFLPEEDGSVSLRFENRLAGYPGWYWIVTVARVDDEDPTVLEVELLPGDGALLAPEWVPWAERLADYRAHQVELAEQAAAAGDDSGAAVDGAADDESDDADDDLDDDDLDDDEPDILHAGDLDGVDIDELDEESEDDESEDEESEDEESEDDDSEEDDSDDDDDSDEDSDDEE, translated from the coding sequence ATGACCTCGAAGCCTGACGCCGACGAGCGTCTCATCGGAGCCCACGATCTCGCGCTCGCCGCGCTGCGCGAGATCACTCCCGCGAACACCATCGGCCCCGCTGCCGGCTTCCTCCCCGAGGAGGACGGCTCGGTCTCGCTGCGCTTCGAGAACCGCCTCGCCGGCTACCCCGGCTGGTACTGGATCGTGACGGTCGCACGGGTCGACGACGAGGACCCGACGGTGCTCGAGGTCGAGCTGCTGCCCGGCGACGGTGCGCTTCTCGCACCCGAGTGGGTGCCGTGGGCCGAGCGTCTCGCCGACTACCGTGCGCACCAGGTCGAACTGGCCGAGCAGGCCGCAGCCGCCGGTGACGATTCCGGCGCGGCGGTCGACGGTGCCGCCGACGACGAGAGCGACGACGCGGATGACGATCTCGACGACGACGATCTCGACGACGACGAGCCGGACATCCTCCACGCCGGGGATCTCGACGGTGTCGACATCGACGAGCTCGACGAGGAGTCCGAGGACGACGAGTCGGAGGACGAGGAGTCGGAAGATGAGGAGTCGGAAGATGACGACTCGGAAGAAGACGATTCCGACGACGACGACGATTCGGACGAGGACTCCGACGACGAGGAGTGA
- a CDS encoding multidrug ABC transporter ATPase — MSTQNSQPDVPIRRVDRILAFTALGIAAASVICFFAIIIGTALGMDQKAFGHGAWPVIAFIPYWGLPLAFAMIITLLTMSFIRKGRASRP, encoded by the coding sequence ATGAGCACGCAGAACTCCCAGCCGGATGTTCCGATCCGCCGAGTGGATCGCATCCTGGCCTTCACGGCGCTCGGCATCGCCGCGGCATCCGTCATCTGCTTCTTCGCGATCATCATCGGAACCGCGCTCGGCATGGATCAGAAGGCGTTCGGCCACGGCGCCTGGCCCGTCATCGCGTTCATTCCCTACTGGGGGCTCCCCCTCGCCTTCGCGATGATCATCACGCTGCTGACCATGAGCTTCATCCGGAAGGGTCGCGCATCGCGACCCTGA
- a CDS encoding sensor histidine kinase produces MAHKPDAVTAWWRRISLRAKVTGVTVAILALGLLVAGVGTVPVLRNALVLNIDAQLPALVSSNLADRYFVLADDGETLTPRDTPRDFAVAIYNADGDLLASSGAMPLESAPLFPSSYSPQKAAANEDEVTDLLGKDGSVYRSAVAIIPADGGALRIQLVAMPLDEADRIISQYFGIYITIALITILIAALATRGLVTLTFRRLGQVEATAMSIAAGDFSQRLTDLEPTTEVGRLNTAINTMLDRVDRSLAQRERTVRHMRRFIGDASHELRTPLVSVRGYAELYRMGAIQGDEDTARAMERIEKEAIRMGVLVEDLLALARLDEEREPEIAALDLRPVARDAALDLRAAAPGRTVTVIDRTAETSDTASVRIASVPAPPPPPRGLSRAALSRLRRRPRSTPTPTEQIPAIDFSETPDTPVRTPPIVLGEENKVRQVVTNLLGNARRFSPEDGPIEIVVDANRVQGTASIAIVDHGEGIPPQIREQIFERFWRADTSRARETGGSGLGLAIVASIMKALHGSVAVSETPGGGATFTVTLPLAPSRATPAHLLEDTQPLEPLDL; encoded by the coding sequence ATGGCGCACAAGCCGGATGCGGTCACCGCATGGTGGCGTCGGATCAGTCTGCGCGCCAAGGTCACGGGCGTCACGGTCGCGATCCTCGCGCTCGGGCTGCTCGTCGCCGGCGTCGGCACCGTCCCGGTGCTGCGCAATGCGCTCGTGCTGAACATCGACGCACAGCTGCCCGCCCTGGTGTCGAGCAACCTCGCCGATCGGTACTTCGTGCTCGCCGACGACGGCGAGACGCTGACGCCCCGCGACACCCCGCGCGACTTCGCCGTCGCGATATACAACGCGGACGGGGATCTGCTCGCATCGTCCGGAGCGATGCCGCTGGAGTCCGCCCCGCTCTTCCCCTCGTCGTACTCGCCGCAGAAGGCCGCGGCGAACGAGGACGAGGTGACCGACCTCCTCGGCAAGGACGGCAGCGTCTACCGCAGCGCCGTCGCGATCATCCCCGCCGACGGCGGCGCCCTGCGCATCCAGCTCGTCGCGATGCCGCTCGATGAGGCCGACCGGATCATCTCGCAGTACTTCGGCATCTACATCACGATCGCCCTGATCACGATCCTGATCGCCGCCCTCGCCACCCGCGGGCTCGTCACCCTCACCTTCCGCCGGTTGGGACAGGTCGAGGCGACGGCCATGTCGATCGCCGCGGGTGACTTCAGCCAGAGGCTCACCGATCTGGAGCCGACGACCGAGGTCGGCCGGCTCAACACCGCGATCAACACGATGCTCGACCGCGTCGACCGCTCGCTCGCGCAGCGCGAGCGCACGGTGCGGCACATGCGCCGCTTCATCGGCGATGCGAGCCACGAGCTGCGCACGCCGCTGGTGAGCGTGCGCGGCTACGCCGAGCTGTACCGGATGGGTGCGATCCAGGGCGACGAGGACACCGCCCGTGCCATGGAGCGCATCGAGAAGGAGGCGATCCGGATGGGTGTGCTCGTCGAGGACCTTCTCGCTCTCGCCCGTCTCGACGAGGAGCGCGAGCCGGAGATCGCCGCTCTCGACCTGCGCCCCGTGGCCCGCGACGCCGCCCTCGACCTGCGCGCGGCCGCTCCGGGACGCACCGTGACGGTCATCGACCGCACCGCCGAGACGAGCGACACCGCGAGCGTGCGCATCGCCTCGGTTCCCGCACCCCCACCGCCGCCCCGCGGGCTCTCGCGTGCGGCTCTATCGCGTCTGCGGCGGCGTCCGCGTTCGACACCCACGCCGACCGAGCAGATCCCCGCGATCGACTTCTCGGAGACCCCCGACACCCCCGTCCGGACTCCCCCGATCGTGCTCGGCGAGGAGAACAAGGTGCGCCAGGTCGTCACCAACCTGCTCGGCAACGCGCGCCGGTTCTCTCCCGAAGACGGCCCGATCGAGATCGTCGTCGACGCGAACCGCGTGCAGGGCACGGCGAGCATCGCGATCGTCGACCACGGAGAGGGCATCCCGCCGCAGATCCGCGAGCAGATCTTCGAACGCTTCTGGCGCGCCGACACGTCTCGCGCACGGGAGACCGGCGGGTCGGGCCTCGGCCTCGCGATCGTCGCGTCGATCATGAAGGCGCTGCACGGCAGCGTCGCCGTCTCGGAGACCCCCGGTGGCGGCGCTACCTTCACGGTGACCCTGCCCCTGGCACCGTCGCGCGCGACGCCCGCGCACCTGCTCGAGGACACGCAGCCGCTCGAGCCGCTCGACCTCTGA
- a CDS encoding cold-shock protein produces MPTGKVRFYDEDKGFGFIASDDGQDVFLHASAMPAGTAVKAGARVEFGVADGKRGLQALSVRVLEAPVSLAKAKRKPADDMAIIVEDLVKLLDGIGGDLRRGRYPSSSHGRKIAAVLRKVADDLEA; encoded by the coding sequence ATGCCCACCGGCAAGGTCAGGTTCTACGACGAAGACAAGGGCTTCGGCTTCATCGCATCCGATGACGGCCAGGACGTCTTCCTGCATGCGTCGGCGATGCCCGCCGGCACCGCCGTCAAGGCGGGCGCCCGCGTCGAGTTCGGCGTCGCCGACGGCAAGCGCGGTCTGCAGGCGCTCTCGGTCCGCGTGCTCGAAGCGCCGGTGAGCCTCGCGAAGGCCAAGCGGAAGCCGGCCGACGACATGGCGATCATCGTCGAGGACCTCGTGAAGCTGCTCGACGGCATCGGCGGCGATCTGCGTCGCGGACGCTACCCGTCCTCCTCCCACGGCCGCAAGATCGCGGCCGTCCTGCGCAAGGTCGCTGATGACCTCGAAGCCTGA
- a CDS encoding response regulator transcription factor, with product MTAARILVVDDEPNIRDLLSTGLSFAGFQVKTVANGAATISAVLEEEPDLIILDVMLPDMNGFSVTKRLRGAGFTAPILFLTAKDGTDDKIEGLNAGGDDYVTKPFSLDEIVARAQAILRRTMQADEESIIRAGELAMDQDTHDVHVGKEPIELSPTEFKLLRYLMLNPNRVLSKAQILDHVWEYDFNGDAGIVESYISYLRRKIDPHTEESLIQTKRGFGYMLKVGKSA from the coding sequence ATGACTGCTGCGCGCATCCTTGTCGTCGACGACGAGCCGAACATCCGTGACCTGCTCTCCACGGGCCTCAGCTTCGCGGGGTTCCAGGTGAAGACGGTCGCCAACGGCGCCGCCACCATCTCGGCCGTGCTCGAGGAGGAGCCGGACCTCATCATCCTCGACGTGATGCTGCCCGACATGAACGGGTTCAGCGTCACCAAGCGACTGCGCGGCGCCGGATTCACCGCGCCGATCCTCTTCCTCACGGCGAAGGACGGCACCGACGACAAGATCGAGGGGCTGAACGCCGGCGGCGACGACTACGTGACGAAGCCGTTCAGCCTCGACGAGATCGTCGCGCGCGCCCAGGCGATCCTGCGCCGGACCATGCAGGCCGACGAGGAGTCGATCATCCGCGCCGGTGAGCTCGCGATGGATCAGGACACGCACGACGTGCACGTGGGCAAGGAGCCGATCGAGCTGAGCCCGACCGAGTTCAAGCTGCTGCGCTACCTCATGCTCAACCCGAACCGCGTGCTGTCGAAGGCCCAGATCCTCGACCACGTGTGGGAGTACGACTTCAACGGCGACGCCGGCATCGTCGAGAGCTACATCTCGTACCTGCGCCGCAAGATCGATCCGCACACCGAGGAATCCCTCATCCAGACCAAGCGCGGATTCGGCTACATGCTCAAGGTCGGCAAGTCCGCCTGA
- a CDS encoding helicase-associated domain-containing protein — MSTHARPLADRLAAAGDDDLTRLFAARGVRADPGWHDFFDAAEALLDPSSLAKVLPRLTSDEAAALLRADGAGDAGDQREALDALALLTADGSTWPELATALEGRPAPAPLDASAPHPSDPAPSAHAAERAFTTVAVLADLLMITRDAPFSLLAGGTVSAAEKRQLAEAGIAVDLVDALVSIAVDAGLATAAERRLRVTADGDGWLRSSASDRWTRLATSFRDALPRGVRTPSGGWIATDAWIDAHPWDPAWPDRSRALRETARLLGLVAGDGSEPAWATPLREGAPADTSALGVLLPAEVDRFFLQNDLTAIAPGPLAPALDVRLRTIAARESAAQASSYRFTAESIAHAFVVGESEQGILDFLGGISLTGIPQPLAYLIAQTAQRHGLVRVSTDDETGRTRIESDDRHLIDAMAVDQSLRPLGLTAHVASLTTKVGRDTVYWALTDARYPATLIGADGAPLIGDRHPPRTATAPATAAVDYAPLIARLRSRQGPDADAAWLDRELEAAVRARAVVRVTVGMPDGSTRDLLLEATGLGGGRLRGRDRAADVERTLPVSSIRSATIVAP; from the coding sequence ATGAGCACGCACGCACGACCGCTGGCCGATCGCCTGGCTGCGGCGGGCGACGACGACCTCACGCGGCTCTTCGCCGCGCGCGGTGTGCGCGCCGACCCCGGGTGGCACGACTTCTTCGACGCTGCCGAGGCCCTGCTCGATCCGTCGTCACTGGCCAAGGTGCTGCCCCGGCTGACCTCGGATGAGGCGGCGGCCCTGCTGCGTGCGGACGGCGCGGGCGACGCCGGCGATCAGCGCGAGGCCCTCGACGCCCTCGCGCTCCTGACCGCCGACGGCTCGACCTGGCCGGAGCTCGCGACGGCGCTCGAGGGTCGCCCCGCCCCCGCACCGCTCGACGCATCGGCGCCGCACCCTTCCGACCCTGCGCCGTCGGCGCACGCCGCCGAGCGCGCCTTCACCACGGTCGCCGTCCTCGCCGACCTGCTGATGATCACCCGGGATGCCCCGTTCTCGCTCCTCGCGGGCGGCACCGTGAGCGCCGCGGAGAAGCGCCAGCTCGCCGAGGCGGGGATCGCGGTCGACCTGGTGGACGCCCTCGTGTCGATCGCCGTCGACGCGGGGCTCGCCACCGCGGCCGAGCGTCGACTGCGCGTGACCGCGGACGGCGACGGCTGGTTGCGCTCCTCGGCATCAGATCGCTGGACGAGACTCGCGACGTCGTTCCGCGACGCGCTCCCCCGCGGCGTGCGCACCCCGAGCGGCGGCTGGATCGCCACCGACGCCTGGATCGACGCGCACCCGTGGGATCCCGCCTGGCCCGACCGCAGCCGCGCGCTGCGCGAGACGGCCCGACTGCTCGGACTCGTCGCCGGAGACGGCAGCGAGCCCGCGTGGGCGACGCCGCTGCGCGAGGGAGCCCCCGCCGACACCTCGGCGCTCGGCGTCCTGCTGCCCGCCGAGGTCGATCGCTTCTTCCTCCAGAACGACCTCACGGCGATCGCCCCCGGCCCCCTCGCCCCCGCGCTCGACGTGCGGCTGCGCACGATCGCCGCTCGCGAATCCGCGGCGCAGGCATCCTCCTACCGCTTCACCGCGGAGTCGATCGCGCACGCCTTCGTCGTCGGTGAGAGCGAACAGGGCATCCTCGACTTCCTCGGCGGTATCTCGCTGACGGGCATCCCGCAGCCGCTCGCCTACCTCATCGCCCAGACCGCCCAGCGTCACGGGCTGGTGCGCGTGTCGACCGACGACGAGACCGGACGCACGCGCATCGAGAGCGACGACCGGCACCTCATCGACGCGATGGCCGTCGACCAGAGCCTGCGCCCGCTCGGCCTGACCGCTCACGTCGCCTCTCTCACCACCAAGGTCGGTCGCGACACGGTGTACTGGGCGCTCACCGATGCGCGGTACCCGGCCACGCTCATCGGCGCCGACGGCGCGCCTCTCATCGGCGACCGGCATCCGCCGCGAACGGCGACCGCGCCGGCAACCGCCGCCGTCGACTACGCGCCGTTGATCGCCCGCCTGCGCTCGCGACAGGGCCCCGACGCGGATGCCGCCTGGCTCGACCGCGAACTCGAGGCCGCCGTCCGCGCGCGTGCCGTGGTGCGCGTCACCGTGGGCATGCCCGACGGATCGACCCGAGACCTCCTCCTCGAAGCGACCGGGCTCGGCGGCGGACGTCTGCGCGGTCGCGACCGAGCGGCCGACGTCGAGCGCACCCTGCCCGTGTCGAGCATCCGCAGCGCGACGATCGTCGCCCCGTAG
- the groL gene encoding chaperonin GroEL (60 kDa chaperone family; promotes refolding of misfolded polypeptides especially under stressful conditions; forms two stacked rings of heptamers to form a barrel-shaped 14mer; ends can be capped by GroES; misfolded proteins enter the barrel where they are refolded when GroES binds): protein MAKIIAFDEEARRGLERGLNILADAVKVTLGPRGRNVVLEKKWGAPTITNDGVSIAKEIELDDPYEKIGAELVKEVAKKTDDVAGDGTTTATVLAQALVREGLRNVAAGADPISLKRGIEKAVAAITEELLSSAKEIESKEQIAATASISAADPAIGELIAEAIDKVGKEGVVTVEESQTFGTELELTEGMRFDKGYLNPYFVTDPDRQEAVFEDPYILIANQKVSNIKDLLPIVDKVIQDGKELVIIAEDVEGEALATLVLNKLKGIFKSVAVKAPGFGDRRKAQLQDIAILTGGQVITEEVGLKLENATLDLLGRARKVIVTKDETTIVEGAGEAEQIEGRVTQIRREIENTDSDYDREKLQERLAKLAGGVAVIKAGAATEVELKERKHRIEDAVRNAKAAVEEGIVPGGGVALIQSGTKALNGLSLTGDEATGANIVRVAIEAPLKQIALNAGLEPGVVANKVSELPAGQGLNAATGEYVDMFGAGIIDPAKVTRSALQNAASIAGLFLTTEAVVADKPEKASAPVGDPSGGMDF, encoded by the coding sequence ATGGCAAAGATCATTGCTTTCGATGAGGAGGCCCGCCGCGGCCTCGAGCGCGGCCTCAACATCCTCGCCGACGCGGTCAAGGTGACCCTCGGCCCGCGCGGTCGCAACGTCGTGCTCGAGAAGAAGTGGGGCGCCCCCACGATCACGAACGACGGTGTGTCCATCGCCAAGGAGATCGAGCTGGACGACCCGTACGAGAAGATCGGCGCGGAGCTCGTCAAGGAGGTCGCCAAGAAGACCGACGACGTCGCCGGTGACGGAACCACCACCGCCACGGTCCTCGCACAGGCCCTGGTCCGCGAGGGACTGCGCAACGTCGCAGCCGGCGCCGACCCGATCTCGCTCAAGCGCGGCATCGAGAAGGCCGTCGCCGCGATCACCGAGGAGCTGCTTTCCAGCGCCAAGGAGATCGAGTCGAAGGAGCAGATCGCCGCCACGGCATCCATCTCCGCCGCAGACCCCGCGATCGGCGAGCTCATCGCCGAGGCGATCGACAAGGTCGGCAAGGAGGGTGTGGTCACCGTCGAGGAGTCGCAGACCTTCGGCACCGAGCTCGAGCTCACCGAGGGCATGCGCTTCGACAAGGGCTACCTGAACCCGTACTTCGTCACGGACCCCGACCGTCAGGAAGCCGTCTTCGAGGACCCCTACATCCTGATCGCGAACCAGAAGGTCTCCAACATCAAGGACCTCCTGCCGATCGTCGACAAGGTGATCCAGGACGGCAAGGAGCTCGTCATCATCGCCGAGGACGTCGAGGGCGAGGCTCTCGCGACTCTCGTGCTCAACAAGCTCAAGGGCATCTTCAAGTCGGTCGCCGTCAAGGCTCCCGGCTTCGGCGACCGTCGCAAGGCGCAGCTGCAGGACATCGCGATCCTCACCGGTGGTCAGGTCATCACCGAAGAGGTCGGCCTGAAGCTCGAGAACGCCACGCTCGACCTGCTGGGTCGTGCCCGCAAGGTCATCGTCACCAAGGACGAGACCACGATCGTCGAGGGTGCCGGTGAGGCCGAGCAGATCGAGGGTCGCGTGACCCAGATCCGTCGCGAGATCGAGAACACCGACAGCGACTACGACCGCGAGAAGCTGCAGGAGCGCCTGGCGAAGCTCGCCGGTGGCGTCGCCGTCATCAAGGCGGGCGCGGCCACCGAGGTCGAGCTCAAGGAGCGCAAGCACCGCATCGAGGACGCCGTCCGCAACGCGAAGGCAGCCGTCGAAGAGGGCATCGTCCCCGGTGGTGGCGTCGCGCTGATCCAGTCGGGCACGAAGGCGCTCAACGGTCTGTCGCTCACGGGTGACGAGGCGACCGGTGCGAACATCGTCCGCGTGGCGATCGAGGCTCCGCTCAAGCAGATCGCACTCAACGCCGGCCTCGAGCCGGGCGTCGTGGCGAACAAGGTCTCCGAGCTCCCCGCGGGCCAGGGCCTCAACGCCGCCACGGGCGAGTACGTCGACATGTTCGGCGCCGGCATCATCGACCCGGCGAAGGTGACGCGCTCCGCGCTGCAGAACGCCGCGTCGATCGCCGGGCTGTTCCTCACCACCGAGGCCGTCGTGGCCGACAAGCCCGAGAAGGCGTCCGCTCCGGTCGGCGACCCGTCGGGTGGCATGGACTTCTGA
- a CDS encoding DNA repair helicase XPB — protein sequence MSDGPLIVQSDRTVLLEVAHADAESARHELAIFAELERAPEHIHTYRITRLGLWNARAAGHTADDMLETLDRWSRFPVPPSVAVDLKETVNRYGRLVIERDEEGVLILRSTDPAVLSQVAHNKRIQPLLIGHPTPETFVVDAWARGQIKQELLKIGWPAEDLAGYTPGTPHEIDLAESSWKIRPYQQDAVDAFAKDGSGVVVLPCGAGKTIVGAGAMAATKTTTLILVTNTVSARQWRDELLKRTSLTPEEIGEYSGQSKEVKPVTIATYQILTAKRKGEYAHLALLDALDWGLIVYDEVHLLPAPVFKLTADLQARRRIGLTATLVREDGREGDVFSLIGPKRFDAPWKQIEAQGFISPAACYEVRVDLPPDDRLEYAAATDDERYRLAASAPAKIDAVRELIAKHPGERILVIGQYLDQLETLSQALDAPQITGATPVDEREELYRQFREGEIELLVVSKVANFSIDLPEASVAIQVSGSFGSRQEEAQRLGRLLRPKQSGHTASFYTLIARDTIDQDYAQNRQRFLAEQGYSYTILDAHDLASSFADR from the coding sequence ATGTCTGATGGCCCCCTGATCGTCCAGAGCGATCGCACCGTGCTGCTCGAGGTCGCCCACGCGGATGCCGAGAGCGCGCGCCACGAACTGGCGATCTTCGCCGAGCTCGAGCGCGCCCCCGAGCACATCCACACGTACCGCATCACACGCCTGGGACTGTGGAACGCACGCGCCGCCGGGCACACCGCCGACGACATGCTCGAGACCCTCGACCGCTGGTCGCGCTTCCCCGTGCCGCCCTCCGTGGCCGTCGATCTGAAGGAGACGGTGAACCGTTACGGCCGTCTGGTGATCGAGCGCGACGAGGAGGGCGTGCTGATCCTGCGCTCCACCGACCCCGCCGTGCTGTCGCAGGTCGCGCACAACAAGCGCATCCAGCCGCTGCTGATCGGTCACCCGACTCCCGAGACCTTCGTCGTCGACGCCTGGGCCCGCGGCCAGATCAAGCAGGAGCTCCTCAAGATCGGCTGGCCGGCCGAGGACCTCGCCGGGTACACGCCGGGCACACCGCACGAGATCGACCTCGCCGAGAGCTCGTGGAAGATCCGCCCCTACCAGCAGGATGCCGTCGACGCCTTCGCGAAGGACGGCTCCGGGGTCGTGGTGCTCCCCTGCGGCGCGGGGAAGACGATCGTCGGCGCCGGCGCGATGGCGGCGACCAAGACGACCACGCTCATCCTCGTCACGAACACGGTGTCGGCCCGCCAGTGGCGCGACGAACTGCTCAAGCGCACGAGCCTCACCCCCGAGGAGATCGGCGAGTACTCCGGCCAGTCCAAGGAGGTCAAGCCGGTCACGATCGCGACGTACCAGATCCTCACGGCCAAGCGGAAGGGCGAGTACGCGCACCTGGCGCTCCTCGACGCGCTCGACTGGGGTCTGATCGTCTACGACGAGGTGCACCTCCTTCCCGCGCCGGTGTTCAAGCTCACCGCCGACCTGCAGGCCCGCCGCCGCATCGGCCTGACCGCCACGCTCGTGCGCGAGGACGGTCGCGAGGGCGATGTCTTCAGCCTGATCGGCCCCAAGCGCTTCGACGCACCGTGGAAGCAGATCGAGGCGCAGGGCTTCATCTCCCCCGCCGCCTGCTACGAGGTGCGCGTCGACCTGCCACCGGACGACCGGCTCGAGTACGCGGCCGCCACCGACGACGAGCGCTATCGTCTCGCCGCCTCGGCGCCGGCCAAGATCGACGCCGTGCGGGAGCTGATCGCGAAGCACCCGGGCGAGCGGATCCTCGTGATCGGTCAGTACCTCGACCAGCTCGAGACGCTGTCGCAGGCACTCGATGCGCCGCAGATCACCGGAGCGACACCGGTCGACGAGCGCGAGGAGCTGTACCGCCAGTTCCGCGAGGGCGAGATCGAGCTGCTCGTCGTGTCGAAGGTCGCGAACTTCTCGATCGATCTGCCCGAGGCATCCGTCGCCATCCAGGTGTCGGGATCGTTCGGATCGCGCCAGGAGGAGGCCCAGCGCCTCGGCCGTCTGCTGCGCCCGAAGCAGTCGGGTCACACCGCCAGCTTCTACACCCTGATCGCCCGCGACACGATCGACCAGGACTACGCCCAGAACCGCCAGCGCTTCCTCGCCGAGCAGGGCTACAGCTACACGATCCTCGACGCGCACGACCTCGCCTCATCGTTCGCTGACCGCTGA
- a CDS encoding WXG100 family type VII secretion target: MSVFTVDTEAVQAANSAARATMERLQSESTTLMAQLTQLQSSWVGSASTAFQGCAEQWRTAALQVEQVLDSIGTSLGSAAMQYSDADQYSASLFR; encoded by the coding sequence ATGTCCGTCTTCACCGTCGACACCGAAGCAGTCCAGGCAGCGAACAGCGCGGCCCGCGCCACCATGGAGCGCCTGCAGTCCGAATCGACCACCCTCATGGCGCAGCTCACGCAGCTGCAGTCGTCATGGGTCGGCAGCGCCTCGACCGCGTTCCAGGGATGTGCGGAGCAGTGGCGCACGGCGGCCCTGCAGGTCGAGCAGGTGCTCGACTCGATCGGCACCTCACTCGGTTCGGCCGCGATGCAGTACAGCGACGCCGACCAGTACTCCGCGAGCCTGTTCCGCTGA